A single window of Venturia canescens isolate UGA chromosome 3, ASM1945775v1, whole genome shotgun sequence DNA harbors:
- the Oatp33Ea gene encoding solute carrier organic anion transporter family member 74D isoform X2 gives MKQTDGCGLCGIYPKWLSSRATTKMFLLVYGILGMVQAMAFIYIVVTLTTLEKRFKIPSQTTGIILSGNEISQILSLILIYYGGSGHRPRWLATGVGLSAVSCFVLALPHAIYGPGKDALALTQEYLDRSILNDTESKVNTDLSLCPGEEKTEHCNAEDVTDASALPRFLIFFSQFILGIGTTLYFGLGQVYLDDNTEKKDTPLLLGCTFSLRTVGPAIGFVLGYACLSLYIDPILHPVINQNDPRWLGAWWLGWIILGSLLAVLTCLIAMFPRELPQPKPKENKQDPGEAPLKYDLNFYSSNPKDTSPEVSRLTPIEEEYKPTLRDFPVTLKRVMLNKIILCNSLAATCGILGVIPYITYLAKYLEVQFSTPAAGGTVVTGTISLIGMVMGFLISGFVISKFKPAAAKLLSWNVFVGVIYFGIIMSFIFVECDGPRVKGLDLQFDRTNFTEQCNIDCNCEGVKYAPVCHVSSMTTYYSACHAGCTIIIDGQDYGNCSCVSQTGSASNEGIAISDFSIAINDTMDELNFVKAGPCPVDCTKAYVVFSVLSTVTHILISSGKIGNILVNYRCVEKRDKSFAQGVTLTFVSLFGLIPGPIIFGALIDSTCLIWDHSCGAQGNCWYYDKEDFRYIINSVSATFILCSAILDGLLCYLARNLDLYGLKDDKRLGFVKDIIASPSANSPTEVNGMAPSLAETPDDIDGSSKF, from the exons ATGAAACAGACGGATGGCTGCGGATTGTGCGGAATTTATCCAAAATGGTTGAGTTCAAGAGCCACCACGAAAATGTTTCTATTAGTTTACGGCATTCTAGGCATGGTGCAGGCAATGGCGTTTATCTACATCGTCGTAACTCTCACGACGTtggaaaaaagattcaaaatACCCAGTCAGACAACAG GAATCATCTTATCGGGCAATGAAATCTCGCAGATTCTGTCTTTGATTTTGATTTACTACGGAGGTTCGGGTCATCGGCCAAGATGGTTGGCGACAGGTGTTGGACTGAGTGCCGTTTCATGTTTCGTTTTGGCACTACCACACGCAATATACGGTCCGGGAAAGGATGCACTGGCGCTCACGCAAGAATACCTCGATCGTTCTATACTGAACGATACCGAAAGTAAGGTTAACACTGATCTGTCTCTTTGTCctggagaggaaaaaacggaACACTGCAACGCTGAGGATGTCACGGACGCGAGTGCCCTCCCACggtttctcatatttttctctcagttCATTCTCGGCATTGGTACAACGTTGTACTTTGGCCTTGGTCAAGTTTATCTGGACGACAacaccgagaaaaaagacACGCCGCTTTTactcg GatgcactttttctcttcggaCGGTTGGACCAGCGATTGGTTTTGTTCTCGGATATGCCTGTCTTAGTTTATACATCGATCCAATCCTTCACCCTGTTATCAATCAGAATGATCCACGATGGTTGGGCGCCTGGTGGCTCGGATGGATTATTCTCGGCAGTCTTTTGGCAGTATTGACTTGCTTGATAGCCATGTTTCCACGAGAACTGCCTCAGCCTAAGCCAAAAGAAAACAAGCAG GATCCAGGTGAGGCACCTCTGAAGTATGacctcaatttttattcctcaaACCCGAAGGACACTTCGCCAGAAGTGTCGAGATTGACGCCAATCGAAGAGGAATACAAACCAACACTTCGAGACTTTCCAGTCACCCTTAAAAGAGTCATGctgaataaaatcattttgtgCAACAGTCTCGCGGCTACGTGTGGTATTCTGGGTGTGATTCCATACATCACGTATTTAGCGAAATATCTGGAAGTTCAATTTTCTACTCCTGCAGCCGGTGGCACCGTCGTCACag GCACGATATCCCTGATCGGAATGGTCATGGGTTTCTTGATATCAGGCTTCGTGATAAGCAAATTTAAACCTGCAGCAGCGAAGCTCCTGTCGTGGAATGTCTTCGTCGGCGTCATTTATTTCGGGATCATAATGTCATTTATCTTCGTGGAATGCGATGGACCTCGCGTCAAAGGGCTGGACTTACAGTTCGACAG AACGAACTTCACGGAGCAATGCAACATCGATTGCAACTGCGAGGGTGTAAAATACGCCCCGGTCTGTCACGTTTCGTCAATGACGACGTACTACTCGGCTTGCCACGCAGGATGTACGATTATAATCGACGGCCAAGATTACGGGAATTGCAGTTGTGTATCACAAACGGGTTCGGCGTCGAACGAGGGCATCGCAATTTCGGACTTTTCTATAGCGATTAATGATACAATGGACGAGTTGAATTTCGTAAAAGCTGGCCCTTGTCCAGTCGATTGTACCAAAGCCTACGTTGTGTTTTCTGTTCTGAGCACCGTCACTCACATTCTCATTTCATCTGGCAAAATTGGCAACATACTCGTCAACTATCGGTGCGTTGAGAAAAGAGACAAGAGCTTCGCTCAGGGTGTGACCCTGACGTTCGTATCCTTATTCGGTCTCATACCAGGACCCATCATTTTCGGCGCCCTCATAGACTCGACCTGCCTCATTTGGGACCATTCTTGTGGTGCACAAGGAAACTGTTGGTACTATGACAAGGAGGACTTTCGGTACATCATCAATTCTGTTTCTGCAA CGTTCATTCTGTGCTCCGCTATTCTCGATGGTCTTCTCTGTTATCTGGCTCGAAACCTCGACCTCTATGGTCTTAAGGACGACAAGCGTCTCGGATTCGTCAAGGATATCATCGCATCTCCATCGGCAAATTCCCCGACCGAGGTCAACGGAATGGCACCCTCGCTCGCCGAGACACCCGACGATATCGATGGGAGTTCCAAATTTTGA
- the Oatp33Ea gene encoding solute carrier organic anion transporter family member 74D isoform X1, whose amino-acid sequence MKQTDGCGLCGIYPKWLSSRATTKMFLLVYGILGMVQAMAFIYIVVTLTTLEKRFKIPSQTTGIILSGNEISQILSLILIYYGGSGHRPRWLATGVGLSAVSCFVLALPHAIYGPGKDALALTQEYLDRSILNDTESKVNTDLSLCPGEEKTEHCNAEDVTDASALPRFLIFFSQFILGIGTTLYFGLGQVYLDDNTEKKDTPLLLGCTFSLRTVGPAIGFVLGYACLSLYIDPILHPVINQNDPRWLGAWWLGWIILGSLLAVLTCLIAMFPRELPQPKPKENKQQDPGEAPLKYDLNFYSSNPKDTSPEVSRLTPIEEEYKPTLRDFPVTLKRVMLNKIILCNSLAATCGILGVIPYITYLAKYLEVQFSTPAAGGTVVTGTISLIGMVMGFLISGFVISKFKPAAAKLLSWNVFVGVIYFGIIMSFIFVECDGPRVKGLDLQFDRTNFTEQCNIDCNCEGVKYAPVCHVSSMTTYYSACHAGCTIIIDGQDYGNCSCVSQTGSASNEGIAISDFSIAINDTMDELNFVKAGPCPVDCTKAYVVFSVLSTVTHILISSGKIGNILVNYRCVEKRDKSFAQGVTLTFVSLFGLIPGPIIFGALIDSTCLIWDHSCGAQGNCWYYDKEDFRYIINSVSATFILCSAILDGLLCYLARNLDLYGLKDDKRLGFVKDIIASPSANSPTEVNGMAPSLAETPDDIDGSSKF is encoded by the exons ATGAAACAGACGGATGGCTGCGGATTGTGCGGAATTTATCCAAAATGGTTGAGTTCAAGAGCCACCACGAAAATGTTTCTATTAGTTTACGGCATTCTAGGCATGGTGCAGGCAATGGCGTTTATCTACATCGTCGTAACTCTCACGACGTtggaaaaaagattcaaaatACCCAGTCAGACAACAG GAATCATCTTATCGGGCAATGAAATCTCGCAGATTCTGTCTTTGATTTTGATTTACTACGGAGGTTCGGGTCATCGGCCAAGATGGTTGGCGACAGGTGTTGGACTGAGTGCCGTTTCATGTTTCGTTTTGGCACTACCACACGCAATATACGGTCCGGGAAAGGATGCACTGGCGCTCACGCAAGAATACCTCGATCGTTCTATACTGAACGATACCGAAAGTAAGGTTAACACTGATCTGTCTCTTTGTCctggagaggaaaaaacggaACACTGCAACGCTGAGGATGTCACGGACGCGAGTGCCCTCCCACggtttctcatatttttctctcagttCATTCTCGGCATTGGTACAACGTTGTACTTTGGCCTTGGTCAAGTTTATCTGGACGACAacaccgagaaaaaagacACGCCGCTTTTactcg GatgcactttttctcttcggaCGGTTGGACCAGCGATTGGTTTTGTTCTCGGATATGCCTGTCTTAGTTTATACATCGATCCAATCCTTCACCCTGTTATCAATCAGAATGATCCACGATGGTTGGGCGCCTGGTGGCTCGGATGGATTATTCTCGGCAGTCTTTTGGCAGTATTGACTTGCTTGATAGCCATGTTTCCACGAGAACTGCCTCAGCCTAAGCCAAAAGAAAACAAGCAG CAGGATCCAGGTGAGGCACCTCTGAAGTATGacctcaatttttattcctcaaACCCGAAGGACACTTCGCCAGAAGTGTCGAGATTGACGCCAATCGAAGAGGAATACAAACCAACACTTCGAGACTTTCCAGTCACCCTTAAAAGAGTCATGctgaataaaatcattttgtgCAACAGTCTCGCGGCTACGTGTGGTATTCTGGGTGTGATTCCATACATCACGTATTTAGCGAAATATCTGGAAGTTCAATTTTCTACTCCTGCAGCCGGTGGCACCGTCGTCACag GCACGATATCCCTGATCGGAATGGTCATGGGTTTCTTGATATCAGGCTTCGTGATAAGCAAATTTAAACCTGCAGCAGCGAAGCTCCTGTCGTGGAATGTCTTCGTCGGCGTCATTTATTTCGGGATCATAATGTCATTTATCTTCGTGGAATGCGATGGACCTCGCGTCAAAGGGCTGGACTTACAGTTCGACAG AACGAACTTCACGGAGCAATGCAACATCGATTGCAACTGCGAGGGTGTAAAATACGCCCCGGTCTGTCACGTTTCGTCAATGACGACGTACTACTCGGCTTGCCACGCAGGATGTACGATTATAATCGACGGCCAAGATTACGGGAATTGCAGTTGTGTATCACAAACGGGTTCGGCGTCGAACGAGGGCATCGCAATTTCGGACTTTTCTATAGCGATTAATGATACAATGGACGAGTTGAATTTCGTAAAAGCTGGCCCTTGTCCAGTCGATTGTACCAAAGCCTACGTTGTGTTTTCTGTTCTGAGCACCGTCACTCACATTCTCATTTCATCTGGCAAAATTGGCAACATACTCGTCAACTATCGGTGCGTTGAGAAAAGAGACAAGAGCTTCGCTCAGGGTGTGACCCTGACGTTCGTATCCTTATTCGGTCTCATACCAGGACCCATCATTTTCGGCGCCCTCATAGACTCGACCTGCCTCATTTGGGACCATTCTTGTGGTGCACAAGGAAACTGTTGGTACTATGACAAGGAGGACTTTCGGTACATCATCAATTCTGTTTCTGCAA CGTTCATTCTGTGCTCCGCTATTCTCGATGGTCTTCTCTGTTATCTGGCTCGAAACCTCGACCTCTATGGTCTTAAGGACGACAAGCGTCTCGGATTCGTCAAGGATATCATCGCATCTCCATCGGCAAATTCCCCGACCGAGGTCAACGGAATGGCACCCTCGCTCGCCGAGACACCCGACGATATCGATGGGAGTTCCAAATTTTGA